A region from the Manihot esculenta cultivar AM560-2 chromosome 13, M.esculenta_v8, whole genome shotgun sequence genome encodes:
- the LOC110629347 gene encoding cyclin-U1-1 — protein sequence MLASGKLTANSSRQPELIQPEPTTPRVLTILSTVIEKLVARNDRIVDGMSSGLTRLGKSLNAFHGVRAPSISIQKYLERLYKYTSCSPSCFVVGYVYIDRLLHKHPDSLVVSLNVHRLLVTSVLVASKMLDDEHHNNAFYARVGGVSNAELNKLEIEFLFLLDFGVMVSSRIFENYCLHLEKEMLLNGTLQKIERPIPSNSLDDVTEISVDDTHNSTSPSQVVD from the exons ATGTTAGCCAGCGGCAAGCTCACTGCCAACAGCAGCCGGCAGCCAGAGCTGATTCAGCCTGAGCCAACCACACCAAGAGTATTAACCATATTATCAACGGTGATAGAGAAGCTAGTGGCTCGTAACGACCGGATTGTAGATGGGATGAGCTCAGGCTTGACTAGGCTTGGGAAGAGCTTAAACGCATTTCATGGTGTAAGAGCACCTAGCATAAGCATTCAAAAATACTTGGAGAGGCTATACAAGTACACAAGTTGTAGCCCATCCTGTTTCGTGGTTGGATATGTGTACATAGACAGGCTGCTTCACAAGCACCCTGACTCTCTTGTCGTATCACTGAATGTGCATAGGTTGCTGGTTACAAGTGTCTTGGTTGCTTCTAAGATGCTGGATGACGA GCACCATAACAATGCATTCTATGCAAGGGTAGGAGGAGTGAGCAATGCAGAATTGAACAAGCTGGAAATTGAATTCCTTTTCCTATTAGATTTTGGGGTAATGGTAAGTTCTAGAATCTTCGAGAACTATTGCTTGCATTTGGAAAAAGAGATGCTGTTGAATGGTACACTTCAGAAAATTGAAAGACCAATACCCTCTAATTCCTTGGATGAtgtaacagaaatatcagtagATGATACACACAACTCTACTTCACCATCTCAAGTAGTGGACTGA